Below is a genomic region from Acidobacteriota bacterium.
GATTGCCCGCTTCCAAAATACCCAGGAGGAAATTTTGGCGTTGTGTGGGTTGCGGGAAGCAGCTTAATCACCTTTTGGTTTTTCTTATATTACTGAGAAATGACGCGCGTGCCCTGGAAATATTTATCTGAAAAGCTATATAAAAAGTTTTGTGATTTCCAACTGGTCGTACCAATAATAATCCTGGGTTGACTACTCACTACTCACTACTCACTACTCACTACTCACTACTCACTACTCACTACTCGCTACTCACTCCACTTTTGCTATGCCTGCTCTTCTCTCGCTTCAGGATTTGAAAGTTCACTTTCCCGTGCGTTCGCATGGACTGATGGACGTGTTCAGTCGCCAAAAAGCACGTGTTGTACATGCCGTTGATGGTGTGACGTTTGAAATTCAGGCTGGCGAAACGCTTGGGCTGGTTGGCGAATCCGGGTGTGGAAAATCAACCACCGGGCGCGCCATTTTACGGCTGGTCGAGCCGACTGGTGGAAAGGTTCTCTTTCAAGGACAGGATGTGTGTTCGTTGGGTGCAAGTCAGTTACGCCAGACACGACGGCACATGCAAATGGTTTTTCAGAATCCCTATGCGTCACTCAATCCGCGAATGACCGTGGGTGACATCATTGGTGAACCCTTGAAAACATTTGGGCAAGGCGGAAAAGATCTGGCGGAGCAGGTTCAAAACCTGATGCAAACAGTTGGGCTGAATCCAGGTGTGGTACGGCACTATCCGCACGAATTTTCAGGTGGGCAGCGACAACGAATCGGCATTGCCCGTGCGCTGGCGCTCAATCCAGAACTGGTCGTGGCTGACGAACCAATTGCAGCGCTCGATGTTTCAATCCAGGCGCAAATCCTCAACCTCCTGAAGCGACTGCAACAGGAACGAAAATTAACCTATTTGTTTATTTCACACGACTTGCGAGCCGTCCGGCATATCAGCAACCGGATTGCCGTGATGTACCTGGGAAAAATTGTCGAGCTTGGAGACTCTAAAACCGTATATGCCCAGCCGCAACATCCCTACACCCAGGCGCTGATTTCAGCCGTGCCGGTCCCCAATCCCAAAATTGAAAAAACCCGTCAGCGAATTGTACTCCAGGGCGATGTTCCGAGCCCGATCAACCCTCCGACCGGGTGCCGGTTTCATACCCGGTGTCCGCATGTGATGCCAATGTGCCGCGAAGCCGAGCCACCGCTTCAGGA
It encodes:
- a CDS encoding ATP-binding cassette domain-containing protein, with translation MPALLSLQDLKVHFPVRSHGLMDVFSRQKARVVHAVDGVTFEIQAGETLGLVGESGCGKSTTGRAILRLVEPTGGKVLFQGQDVCSLGASQLRQTRRHMQMVFQNPYASLNPRMTVGDIIGEPLKTFGQGGKDLAEQVQNLMQTVGLNPGVVRHYPHEFSGGQRQRIGIARALALNPELVVADEPIAALDVSIQAQILNLLKRLQQERKLTYLFISHDLRAVRHISNRIAVMYLGKIVELGDSKTVYAQPQHPYTQALISAVPVPNPKIEKTRQRIVLQGDVPSPINPPTGCRFHTRCPHVMPMCREAEPPLQDLGNGHLAACFLHAKVSSQ